GCATCTATAATTTCCGCACCAGGGACATCCAAATGAAGGCCAATCTCCGTAATAACCCCGTTTTCAATCACCACATCGCCTGTATAAGTATCTGCTGCGGTAACGATGATGCCATTTTTAATAATCTTTTTCATCCTTACACCACCTCCACTTCCGAATAGGTGCCATTCAAGCTACTGATCACCTTCTGCCTTTCATTCCAGGTCAGAGGGGCTGCCCCGGTGTCCACTGGAACCATATCGATCGCGCCGTCTGCGGGACAGACAATAGAACAAAGATTACAGCCTACACAATCTTCCTCGCGGACCTGTAGAATAGCTTTCCCATCTGCATTAGTTAACATATCAATACATTGATGTGAAGCATCTTCGCAGGCAATGTGGCATTTATTACAGTTGATGCAGTTGTTCTCATTAATACGGGCAACGACCTTATAGTTGAGATCCAGATCACCCCAGTTGGAGTAACGGGATACCGATTTACCGATTAACTCTGTTACGGAAGCCAAGCCTTTGTCATCCAAATAGTTGTTCAGGCCATCGATCATTTCCTCCACAATCCGGAAGCCATGATGCATGACCGCTGTACATACTTGAATGCCCGTAGCACCCATCAGCATGAATTCAACAACATCCTGCCAGGTCGAAATCCCTCCAATACCGGAGATAGGAATGCCGACTCCCCGGTCACGAGCACACTCAGCTACCATACTAAGCGCAATTGGTTTCACGGCCGGCCCACAGTAACCGCCATGCGCACCCTGCCCCCCAACATTCGGAATTGTGTTCCAGCTATGAATATCTACACCAGCAAGACTGTTGATCGTGTTGATCATACTAATCGCGTCCGCTCCACCCTTAACCGCATGGTGGGCAACGACGGTGATATCCGTAATGTTGGGCGTCAGCTTCACAATCACCGGGGTCGTCGCAACTTCTTTTACCCAGGTGGTCTGTGCCTGCACCAGATCAGGCTGCTGCCCGGAAGCAGCACCCATTCCACGCTCAGCCATCCCGTGCGGACAGCCAAAGTTAAGCTCCAGACCGTCTACACCCACATCCTCTACCCGCTTAACAATCTCATGCCATTTATGCTGCGTTGGTTCTACCATCAGGGAGGTTATAATCGCATGATTCGGAAATCTTTTCTTCGTTTCATAAATTTCCTTCAGATTAACTTCAAGCGGACGGTCGGTGATCAGTTCAATATTGTTAAAGCCCGCAACCCGTTGCCCATTGAAATTTACTGCCGCAAAACGCGATGAGGTATTAATGATCGGATCACCGAGCGTCTTCCACACCGCACCACCCCAACCTGCTTCAAAGGCCCGCTGCACTTGATAGCCTGTATTCGTAGGGGGCGCAGAGGCCAGCCAGAACGGATTCGGTGATTTGATTCCTGCGAGATTAATACTTAAATCTGCCATTGATGTTCCCTCCCTGTCATGTAAAATCCAATTTGATTTCTACGCTCAGCCCGCTGATCTAACAACGACCTCCTGCTGGCCTAAGAATTGTTTAACAATCGCATGGGCCGCATCTTTTCCCTGCTGGGCCGCGGATACAACCATGGCCTCGCCTTTGCCTGAACCAAATATGATATCGCCAGCGGCATAAATTTGCGGATCGGAGGTTTGACAGGTGGCTTCATCCACCTTTACAACCCCACGGTCATGCACAAGGCCTAAGGAATCTATTAGATCTAGGCGACGCTTTTGACCAATAGCTATTACAACCGCATCTACAGGAATCAAGAACTCAGAACCCTCGATCGGCATAGGTACTGGACGTCCATCTTTGCCCAGCTCCTCTGTCAGCTTCATCTGCGCACATTCCAGTCCGGTTACGTTCCCAAACTCATCACCCACGATACGTTTCGGTAAGGTAAGCCAGTTGAACTCCACACCTTCCTGCTTCGCAAATTCATATTCAAACTCATAAGCCGTCATCTCTTCGCGGGTCCGGCGGTAGACCATTTTTACATTTGAGGCCCCCAGCCGCACTGAGCATGTAGCTGCATCAATAGCTGTATTACCCGCACCAATGACAGCGACCCGCTGACCCATCAGCTCTAGCAAAGGAATGCCAGTCTTAGTGGATTCTACGAGTGCAATGGCGTCGTATACGCCAGCCAATTTTTCACCTTCAATCCCTATCGGAGGCACATAACCCATACCCGCTGCCAAAACGATGGCATCATAGTTCGACTTCAGCTCATCTACAGAAACATCCACTCCGACTTTTACACCTGTACGTATTTCCACACCCAGCTTCTCTACCTGCTCTACTTCCCAAAGAGATACAGACTGTGGGAGCCGAAACGATACAATCCCATGTGTATCCAGCCCACCCGCTAACGCCTTAGCTTCGTAGACCACAACAGCAAAACCTTCACGGGCGAGTTCCCTAGCCGCAGACAATCCCGCAGGACCACCGCCGATAACGGCTACCTTTTTCCCATTAGGGGTGCCAGCCTTAAATAATTGAACTCCGCTGTTCATTGCCCAATCTGTCGCATAACGCTGCAGCAGTCCGATTTGGATCGGCGCCGAGGCATCATTTAACACACAGGCTCCTTCACACAGCTCATCTGTAGGACAAACACGAGCACAGCTGGCACCCACAGGATTGGAATCCATAATCGTCTGTGCCGAGCCTTTCATATTGTCAGTAGCGATCCGTTTGATAAAGGAGGGAATATTAATGCTGGTCGGACATGCTTTTATACATGGGGCATCGTAGCAATATAGACAGCGATTGGACTCATCCATGGCACCCTTATGGGTCAGAGGCGGCTCAGCCTCGGCGAAATTGCGCCTGAACATA
This genomic stretch from Paenibacillus sp. FSL H7-0737 harbors:
- the preA gene encoding NAD-dependent dihydropyrimidine dehydrogenase subunit PreA; this encodes MADLSINLAGIKSPNPFWLASAPPTNTGYQVQRAFEAGWGGAVWKTLGDPIINTSSRFAAVNFNGQRVAGFNNIELITDRPLEVNLKEIYETKKRFPNHAIITSLMVEPTQHKWHEIVKRVEDVGVDGLELNFGCPHGMAERGMGAASGQQPDLVQAQTTWVKEVATTPVIVKLTPNITDITVVAHHAVKGGADAISMINTINSLAGVDIHSWNTIPNVGGQGAHGGYCGPAVKPIALSMVAECARDRGVGIPISGIGGISTWQDVVEFMLMGATGIQVCTAVMHHGFRIVEEMIDGLNNYLDDKGLASVTELIGKSVSRYSNWGDLDLNYKVVARINENNCINCNKCHIACEDASHQCIDMLTNADGKAILQVREEDCVGCNLCSIVCPADGAIDMVPVDTGAAPLTWNERQKVISSLNGTYSEVEVV
- a CDS encoding NAD(P)-dependent oxidoreductase, with product MEHSSPLTAFTPDMFRRNFAEAEPPLTHKGAMDESNRCLYCYDAPCIKACPTSINIPSFIKRIATDNMKGSAQTIMDSNPVGASCARVCPTDELCEGACVLNDASAPIQIGLLQRYATDWAMNSGVQLFKAGTPNGKKVAVIGGGPAGLSAARELAREGFAVVVYEAKALAGGLDTHGIVSFRLPQSVSLWEVEQVEKLGVEIRTGVKVGVDVSVDELKSNYDAIVLAAGMGYVPPIGIEGEKLAGVYDAIALVESTKTGIPLLELMGQRVAVIGAGNTAIDAATCSVRLGASNVKMVYRRTREEMTAYEFEYEFAKQEGVEFNWLTLPKRIVGDEFGNVTGLECAQMKLTEELGKDGRPVPMPIEGSEFLIPVDAVVIAIGQKRRLDLIDSLGLVHDRGVVKVDEATCQTSDPQIYAAGDIIFGSGKGEAMVVSAAQQGKDAAHAIVKQFLGQQEVVVRSAG